The following proteins are co-located in the bacterium genome:
- a CDS encoding 3-isopropylmalate dehydrogenase → MAKYKIAVIPGDGTGTEVVNEGLKVLEATGKKFGFEYETKTFDFGGERYLKTGKTLDKEDIEELRQYSAIYLGAIGHPDVKPGILETGILLNLRFSLDQYINLRPIKLYNEAFCPLKDKKPEDIDFVVVRENSEGLYKSMGEFQNKGTKDEVATQISYNTRKGVERCIRYAFEVTKKRNKGKKLTLCGKTNVLTFAWDLWQRTFNEVAKEYPDIKTDYAHVDATTMWFVKNPEWFDVIVTDNMFGDIITDLGAMIQGGMGIAAGGNINPEGVSMFEPIGGSAPKYTGQNVINPLAAICAGAMMLETLGEAEAAKAIENAVIDIVRKELKSLGAGKMGYTTSQVGDLVVARI, encoded by the coding sequence ATGGCTAAATATAAAATTGCGGTTATTCCCGGTGACGGAACGGGGACAGAGGTGGTAAATGAAGGTCTGAAGGTGCTTGAAGCAACCGGTAAAAAGTTTGGTTTTGAGTATGAAACAAAAACTTTTGATTTTGGCGGTGAAAGATATTTAAAGACAGGCAAGACTCTGGATAAAGAAGATATAGAGGAATTAAGGCAATATTCGGCAATTTATCTGGGCGCGATAGGTCATCCCGATGTAAAACCGGGCATATTGGAAACGGGTATTTTATTGAATTTAAGATTTTCGCTTGACCAATATATAAATCTGCGTCCGATAAAACTTTATAATGAGGCGTTTTGTCCACTAAAGGATAAGAAGCCAGAAGATATTGATTTTGTTGTTGTTAGGGAAAATTCAGAGGGGCTTTATAAGAGCATGGGTGAGTTCCAGAATAAAGGAACTAAGGATGAAGTGGCGACTCAGATTTCCTATAACACGAGAAAAGGTGTAGAGCGCTGTATCCGTTACGCTTTTGAGGTGACTAAAAAACGGAATAAAGGCAAAAAACTGACTCTTTGCGGGAAGACAAATGTTTTAACTTTCGCCTGGGATCTATGGCAGAGAACTTTCAACGAGGTGGCAAAAGAATATCCTGATATTAAAACCGATTATGCTCACGTTGACGCGACAACTATGTGGTTTGTTAAAAATCCCGAATGGTTTGATGTTATCGTTACGGATAATATGTTCGGCGATATCATAACCGATTTGGGCGCGATGATTCAGGGCGGGATGGGAATTGCCGCAGGCGGAAACATCAATCCCGAAGGCGTTTCTATGTTTGAGCCAATCGGCGGAAGCGCTCCGAAATATACGGGTCAAAATGTTATTAACCCGTTAGCCGCAATTTGCGCAGGCGCTATGATGTTGGAAACTTTGGGCGAAGCGGAAGCGGCAAAAGCGATTGAGAACGCGGTAATAGATATCGTCCGCAAAGAATTGAAATCATTAGGCGCGGGTAAAATGGGATATACTACATCGCAGGTAGGCGATTTAGTGGTGGCGCGGATATAA
- a CDS encoding HDIG domain-containing protein yields MKNRKTKKQTDVKLVRPKSGIKKKLYLTIKKQLKYFRKPLEYVRKVNTCLIGIIFYIATLGLVLKSMNLLQDLNANLPQIAGIALCVFLFLFLMLFYLSKYNASVIKHPLKFLIFCLINFGTLLIAHGFSKTTLSQYSIPAVLTGILLASLIGGREALACIIILGGLIGFISNFRIDVVFTFIMMGGLAALSIPFIHKRRDLFKMGLVAGSIGAVFIISWGLSQGWTVKNIAIQGLYVVGSALVSAFLALEILPFLENLFGKITEAKLLELSRLTHPLLVNLREKAPGSYQSCLMVANLAEAAAEKVHANSLLAKVGAYYHDIGKIKNPPYFAENLSLNSKSRHKKVNPALSSLILISHVKEGVQLAEKYRLPQKIRDIINQHHGTTFTSFFYQEALKKESNDTVDEDSFRYPGPKPQSKEAAIVMLADSVEAASRTLEDPSPARIRHLVEKLTNEKLLGKQLDESQLNFNDLHVIQESLIQSLTGTFHSRIKYPSSEETDAEKDTKDKNGHSNTRE; encoded by the coding sequence ATGAAAAACAGAAAAACAAAAAAACAAACTGACGTAAAGCTGGTCCGCCCAAAAAGCGGAATAAAAAAGAAACTTTACCTTACTATAAAGAAACAGCTTAAATATTTCAGGAAACCGCTGGAATATGTGCGTAAAGTCAACACATGCTTAATCGGCATTATTTTTTATATAGCTACACTCGGGCTTGTTTTAAAATCCATGAACTTATTGCAGGATTTGAATGCAAACCTGCCGCAAATCGCAGGGATAGCTTTATGTGTATTCCTTTTCTTATTTTTAATGCTGTTTTATCTTTCCAAATATAATGCTTCTGTTATAAAGCATCCTCTTAAATTTTTAATTTTCTGTTTAATCAATTTCGGAACACTTTTAATAGCACACGGATTTTCCAAAACAACACTCTCACAATATAGCATTCCTGCAGTTTTAACGGGGATACTACTTGCTTCATTGATTGGTGGACGCGAAGCGCTTGCCTGTATAATAATTTTGGGAGGACTAATAGGATTTATATCAAATTTCAGAATAGACGTTGTTTTTACTTTTATAATGATGGGCGGATTAGCTGCTTTGAGTATTCCTTTTATACACAAACGCAGAGACTTATTTAAAATGGGGCTTGTAGCAGGAAGCATTGGAGCAGTATTCATAATAAGTTGGGGGCTTTCACAAGGATGGACCGTCAAAAACATTGCGATACAAGGATTATACGTTGTAGGAAGCGCTTTGGTTTCAGCCTTTTTAGCGTTGGAAATATTGCCCTTTTTAGAAAACCTTTTCGGGAAAATTACCGAGGCTAAACTATTAGAATTATCACGTTTGACTCATCCTTTGTTGGTTAATTTAAGAGAAAAAGCTCCGGGCAGTTATCAGTCGTGTTTAATGGTTGCAAATTTAGCTGAAGCGGCGGCAGAAAAAGTACATGCAAACTCGTTACTTGCAAAAGTGGGCGCTTATTACCACGACATAGGAAAAATAAAAAACCCGCCATACTTTGCGGAAAATTTAAGCTTAAACTCCAAGAGCAGGCATAAAAAAGTAAACCCTGCGCTTTCTAGTTTAATTCTTATCTCTCATGTAAAAGAAGGGGTTCAATTAGCAGAGAAATACCGCCTGCCTCAAAAAATTCGGGATATTATAAATCAACATCACGGCACAACTTTTACTTCTTTCTTTTATCAGGAAGCCTTGAAAAAAGAATCCAACGATACGGTTGACGAAGATTCTTTCCGTTATCCTGGTCCCAAACCTCAAAGCAAAGAAGCCGCAATTGTAATGTTGGCAGATAGCGTAGAAGCGGCTTCCCGCACACTTGAGGACCCATCGCCCGCAAGAATAAGACATTTGGTAGAAAAGTTAACAAATGAAAAACTCCTGGGAAAACAACTTGACGAATCTCAACTTAACTTTAATGATTTGCACGTGATTCAGGAAAGTTTGATTCAATCTCTTACGGGAACCTTCCATAGCCGAATCAAATATCCGTCTTCCGAGGAAACAGACGCGGAAAAAGACACGAAAGATAAAAATGGACATTCAAATACAAGAGAATAA
- a CDS encoding PhoH family protein has product MRKTTTRRISLANKEQTLKILGRNDKLSHLLEKEFDIVVIGRGEDIALKGKPAQVSKAKKFMDKILLLSENKEDITEDDILFAMQKTNKDKAGNLEKIIQDRIEIPAERKYIVPKNPAQKRYIESIKENEIVFSIGPAGTGKTYLAMAMAVHYLANNRTGRVILVRPAVEAGEKLGFLPGDLQEKINPYLRPLYDALYEMLETEKLHQYLQRNIIEIAPLAYMRGRTFNDAFIVLDEAQNSTPEQMKMFLTRLGFDSKVIVTGDITQIDLPVGTASGLIEVQHVLKGIKGIDFAYFTEKDVVRHKLVQEIIRAYEKQKNKKTN; this is encoded by the coding sequence ATGCGGAAAACAACCACTCGAAGAATCTCTCTTGCCAATAAAGAGCAAACTTTAAAGATACTTGGCAGAAACGACAAATTGTCACATCTATTGGAAAAGGAATTTGATATCGTCGTTATAGGCCGAGGCGAGGATATAGCTCTAAAAGGAAAACCTGCGCAGGTGTCTAAAGCCAAAAAGTTTATGGACAAGATATTGTTGTTATCTGAAAACAAGGAGGATATAACAGAGGACGATATTCTTTTTGCGATGCAAAAAACAAATAAAGATAAAGCAGGCAATTTGGAGAAAATTATACAAGACAGGATAGAGATTCCCGCCGAAAGAAAATATATCGTTCCCAAAAATCCCGCCCAGAAGAGATATATAGAATCTATAAAGGAAAACGAAATTGTTTTCTCGATAGGCCCCGCGGGAACGGGAAAAACATATCTTGCAATGGCTATGGCGGTGCATTATTTGGCAAATAATAGAACCGGCAGAGTAATTTTGGTGCGTCCTGCCGTTGAGGCGGGAGAAAAATTGGGGTTTCTGCCCGGAGACCTGCAGGAAAAAATCAATCCGTATCTTCGTCCGCTTTATGACGCTTTATATGAAATGTTGGAAACGGAGAAATTGCATCAATACTTGCAAAGAAATATAATTGAGATAGCACCGCTTGCATATATGAGGGGCAGAACATTTAATGATGCCTTTATCGTGCTGGACGAAGCTCAAAATTCCACGCCCGAACAGATGAAGATGTTCTTGACGCGTTTGGGATTTGATTCTAAAGTTATAGTTACGGGAGATATTACACAGATTGATTTACCCGTAGGCACTGCTTCGGGTCTTATAGAAGTTCAACATGTCCTTAAGGGTATAAAAGGCATTGACTTTGCATATTTCACGGAAAAAGACGTTGTTCGACACAAGTTGGTGCAAGAAATTATAAGAGCCTATGAAAAACAGAAAAACAAAAAAACAAACTGA
- a CDS encoding DUF559 domain-containing protein codes for MPKKPALVGIVPRKELWPKIQKEGWYHIPVKSAPKNADVIEYLAFYFPKVFGDEYQYRVIYYAKVLGCETTKRINLFPDEPAHPKAMNDYFKFSLAEIEKLPKPIPSKTWRRIIHIPTSLEKLLTAEEINDLWDSSPLEEKMYLEMKKRDIEAQRQFYVKVGRQFYCLDFGVFCREGNIDIECDGEKYHILPEAMTKDRQRNNQLTSCGWSVLRFLGKEINGDIGGCFTTIEKTINNLGGFKIRDPN; via the coding sequence ATGCCTAAAAAACCGGCGTTGGTTGGGATTGTTCCCAGAAAAGAACTTTGGCCTAAAATTCAAAAAGAAGGTTGGTATCATATCCCTGTTAAATCTGCGCCCAAGAATGCCGATGTAATAGAGTATCTGGCTTTTTATTTTCCAAAAGTTTTCGGGGATGAGTATCAGTATAGAGTAATTTATTACGCAAAAGTTTTAGGATGCGAGACAACTAAAAGAATTAACCTTTTCCCCGATGAACCCGCCCATCCAAAGGCAATGAATGATTATTTTAAGTTCTCTTTGGCCGAAATAGAAAAATTGCCAAAACCAATCCCAAGCAAAACGTGGAGAAGAATTATTCATATACCCACGAGTTTGGAAAAGTTATTGACTGCGGAAGAAATTAATGATTTGTGGGATAGCAGCCCTTTGGAAGAGAAAATGTATTTGGAAATGAAAAAGCGAGATATAGAAGCGCAAAGGCAGTTTTATGTTAAAGTTGGCAGGCAGTTTTATTGTTTGGATTTTGGCGTGTTTTGTCGTGAAGGGAATATTGATATTGAATGTGATGGTGAGAAATATCATATTTTACCCGAAGCAATGACTAAAGATAGACAACGGAATAATCAATTAACCAGTTGCGGATGGAGTGTGTTGAGATTTTTGGGCAAAGAAATTAATGGCGATATTGGGGGCTGTTTTACGACAATAGAAAAAACCATAAATAATTTGGGCGGTTTCAAAATTAGGGACCCAAATTAG
- the ybeY gene encoding rRNA maturation RNase YbeY, with amino-acid sequence MDIQIQENKKANKYRNIILQAGEKTLSFMGKEKKSLGILITDEHQIRQLNKKFRNTDEPTDVLAFPYGEKRSPYLGDIAISLMQAKEQAKTYKEKLEDELARLVIHGVLHLLGETDYTSKSKEKMWAKQEKILTSLKEKN; translated from the coding sequence ATGGACATTCAAATACAAGAGAATAAAAAAGCAAACAAATACCGCAATATAATACTCCAAGCCGGAGAGAAAACCCTATCGTTTATGGGTAAAGAAAAAAAATCTTTAGGCATTCTTATAACAGACGAACACCAAATACGCCAACTTAATAAAAAGTTTCGAAATACCGATGAACCTACGGATGTGCTTGCTTTTCCTTACGGGGAAAAACGTTCGCCATATCTTGGAGACATAGCAATTTCATTGATGCAAGCCAAAGAACAAGCAAAAACATATAAGGAGAAATTAGAAGATGAGCTTGCAAGACTGGTAATACACGGTGTTTTGCATCTTTTGGGAGAAACCGACTACACATCTAAGTCAAAGGAAAAGATGTGGGCTAAACAGGAAAAAATTCTTACGTCATTAAAAGAGAAAAATTAA
- a CDS encoding HAD family phosphatase, translating into MIKAIILDWGGVLIDNPVAGFMTYCSQYLKVPKKTFIEITSKFYEDFAKGKVTENAFWKNACFYLNVAVPSVSSLLTEAFRAVYSEKKEVFSIVSSLKDKGYKIALLSNTEMPMVNFFREKKYSFFDLTVFSCVEGVTKPDKKIYEITLDRLKIKPQEAVFIDDKEENILSGKDLGINTILFKNPQQFKKELLSLL; encoded by the coding sequence ATGATTAAAGCGATTATATTAGATTGGGGCGGTGTGTTGATAGACAATCCCGTTGCCGGATTTATGACGTATTGTTCCCAATATTTAAAAGTGCCTAAAAAAACTTTCATAGAAATCACTTCCAAATTCTACGAAGATTTTGCAAAGGGCAAAGTTACCGAGAACGCATTTTGGAAAAACGCATGCTTTTACCTAAATGTTGCGGTTCCGTCTGTTTCCTCTCTTTTAACAGAAGCGTTCAGGGCTGTGTATTCGGAAAAGAAAGAAGTTTTTTCAATAGTATCTTCTCTAAAAGATAAAGGATATAAAATTGCGCTTTTATCAAATACAGAAATGCCTATGGTGAATTTTTTCCGTGAAAAAAAATATAGTTTTTTTGATTTGACGGTTTTCTCTTGCGTGGAAGGGGTTACTAAACCCGATAAAAAGATTTATGAGATAACTTTGGATAGATTAAAAATAAAACCGCAGGAAGCAGTTTTTATAGATGACAAAGAAGAAAATATTCTCTCTGGGAAAGATTTGGGAATAAATACAATTCTTTTTAAGAATCCTCAGCAGTTCAAAAAGGAACTGTTATCTTTATTGTGA
- the lptB gene encoding LPS export ABC transporter ATP-binding protein translates to MQFEGRNLVKSLGRKQIVKDISLKVSKGEIVGLLGPNGAGKTTTFRLMVGLYKPDKGDIYLDSHNISNLPLYLRARKGLGYLPQDSSIFRKMTVKDNFNAVLEFLPISKEDKQKKMESTLEEMGLTIIQDSLSYFLSGGERRKVEIGRILLLSPYFLLLDEPFTGIDPLGIQDIQNILNSLKEKGIGILITDHNVKDTLKITDRAYLISSGKITCEGTPKELLNNPTARKLYFGHSFNM, encoded by the coding sequence ATGCAATTTGAAGGCAGAAATTTAGTTAAATCTTTAGGCAGAAAACAAATAGTCAAAGACATATCTCTAAAAGTAAGCAAAGGCGAAATTGTCGGTCTCCTAGGTCCCAATGGCGCAGGCAAAACAACTACTTTTAGATTGATGGTGGGATTATACAAACCTGATAAGGGTGACATATATTTAGACAGTCATAATATTTCAAACCTGCCTTTATATTTAAGAGCAAGAAAAGGGTTAGGATACCTGCCACAAGACAGTTCTATCTTTAGGAAAATGACTGTGAAAGACAATTTTAATGCAGTACTTGAATTCCTACCCATAAGTAAAGAAGACAAACAAAAAAAAATGGAATCAACACTGGAAGAAATGGGGCTTACGATAATACAAGACAGTTTATCTTACTTTCTTTCCGGAGGTGAGAGAAGAAAAGTAGAAATAGGAAGAATTCTTCTATTATCACCCTATTTTTTGCTACTTGACGAACCGTTTACAGGAATCGACCCGCTTGGAATTCAAGATATACAAAACATTCTTAATTCATTAAAAGAGAAAGGCATCGGCATACTTATTACAGACCACAACGTAAAAGACACTTTAAAAATTACCGACCGAGCATATCTCATTTCTTCGGGCAAAATAACCTGCGAAGGGACCCCGAAAGAATTACTCAATAACCCAACAGCAAGAAAACTGTATTTTGGGCATAGTTTCAATATGTAA
- the recG gene encoding ATP-dependent DNA helicase RecG codes for MSNQPSVVEIISLLERKLRNKSNIESLSLTPSFKNYINHWVNKALEYPQPEYLLKRFSVLKKMFSDYASQNVDERKKTLQKSKKLLNESKSLIFLERVIQYVKGVGPKRASYLKNLEIVKVRDLLTHFPLRYEDRSKFTPISKVNFGDYVTVKGEIRVRDDVFTARRKRITKAIIDDGTDRIVCVWFNQPYMKKLLPIDKEIILSGKVTGFGEKQIVHPVFELVEKNDPVHTGRIVPIYPLTGKIGMRYLRTLVDTILKESDADGFLYEYLPEALINAKELMSFEKATKNIHFPESIEDKETARTRFIYEEFLFLQLGLVFMRNMKKENKKTTFKSEGELLEKLEEILPFSLTNSQKKVLNKIKEDMTSTTRMMRLLHGEVGSGKTVIALGAIILAKDNGYQSAIMAPTAVLAEQHYITLQKFALSLGMEIELIISGQKQKERREILKKLKDGKIDVLIGTHALLQENVEFKNLGLAVIDEEHKFGVLQRTHFMDIFSHKPEILIMSATPIPRSLALALYGDMDISTLNELPAGRAQTSTFWIDEKDKDKVYDFIKEELDKGRQVFIVTPLIEESEKLEVDSATEIFEFLKENVFSSYKLALLHGRIKKEEQQKIMKAFRNKKTDILVATSLIEVGIDIPSATVMVVLNAERFGLAQLHQLRGRIGRGEHKSYCILVSNPKTEEGKKRLKAMTSTSDGFKIAEEDLEIRGPGELLGTKQHGFPEIKLGNIIKDLELLEKAKQDAEALLKESPALENYDMLKDILFNKFPYIEKLLIKRKY; via the coding sequence ATGTCTAATCAACCGTCTGTTGTAGAAATAATTTCTCTATTAGAACGTAAGCTTAGAAATAAGTCCAACATTGAGAGTCTTTCGCTCACCCCTTCTTTCAAAAATTATATAAATCACTGGGTTAATAAAGCTTTAGAATATCCGCAACCAGAATACCTATTAAAACGATTTAGTGTTCTTAAAAAAATGTTTTCCGATTATGCTTCGCAAAATGTCGATGAAAGAAAAAAGACACTGCAAAAAAGCAAAAAGTTATTAAACGAATCAAAATCATTAATTTTTTTGGAAAGAGTTATTCAGTATGTAAAAGGCGTAGGGCCCAAAAGAGCTTCTTATCTTAAGAATTTAGAAATTGTTAAGGTTAGAGATTTGTTGACGCATTTTCCTCTTCGCTATGAAGATCGCTCGAAATTTACTCCCATTTCAAAGGTAAATTTTGGAGATTATGTAACCGTAAAAGGAGAAATTAGAGTAAGAGACGATGTGTTTACTGCCAGAAGAAAGCGCATAACAAAAGCAATTATTGATGACGGAACTGACAGGATTGTCTGCGTATGGTTTAACCAACCATACATGAAAAAACTTCTGCCTATAGACAAAGAGATTATTTTATCGGGCAAAGTAACGGGGTTTGGCGAGAAACAAATAGTTCATCCTGTATTTGAATTAGTAGAAAAAAACGATCCCGTCCATACGGGTAGAATTGTTCCTATTTATCCTCTTACCGGTAAAATAGGCATGCGTTATTTAAGAACTTTAGTAGATACAATTTTAAAAGAATCAGATGCAGATGGTTTTCTTTATGAGTATTTGCCCGAGGCCCTGATAAATGCAAAAGAATTGATGAGTTTTGAAAAAGCCACAAAAAACATTCATTTTCCCGAAAGCATAGAAGATAAAGAAACAGCCAGAACAAGGTTTATATATGAAGAATTTTTATTTCTACAGTTGGGTCTTGTGTTTATGAGAAATATGAAGAAGGAAAATAAAAAGACAACATTTAAGAGCGAAGGCGAATTGCTCGAAAAATTAGAAGAAATCCTGCCGTTTTCCTTAACAAACTCGCAGAAAAAAGTATTGAATAAAATCAAAGAGGATATGACTTCGACTACTCGCATGATGAGATTATTGCACGGTGAAGTCGGTTCAGGGAAAACGGTAATTGCCCTTGGGGCAATTATTCTTGCAAAAGATAACGGTTATCAATCAGCAATAATGGCTCCTACGGCGGTTTTAGCCGAACAGCATTATATTACACTGCAAAAATTCGCGTTATCTTTGGGAATGGAAATAGAGCTTATAATTTCAGGGCAAAAACAAAAAGAACGAAGAGAAATCCTTAAAAAACTAAAAGACGGCAAAATAGATGTCTTAATTGGGACACACGCTCTTTTGCAGGAAAATGTTGAATTTAAAAATTTGGGGCTTGCGGTCATAGACGAAGAGCATAAATTCGGTGTTTTGCAAAGAACGCATTTTATGGATATTTTTAGCCATAAACCCGAAATATTGATAATGAGCGCAACGCCTATTCCTCGTTCATTGGCCTTGGCTTTATACGGAGATATGGACATATCTACGCTTAATGAATTGCCTGCAGGCAGGGCTCAAACTTCAACTTTTTGGATAGACGAAAAAGACAAAGACAAAGTTTACGATTTTATAAAAGAAGAATTGGATAAAGGACGACAAGTTTTTATAGTTACTCCTCTCATTGAAGAATCGGAAAAATTGGAAGTGGATTCCGCTACTGAAATTTTTGAATTTCTAAAAGAAAACGTTTTCTCATCATATAAACTTGCGCTTTTACACGGCAGGATAAAAAAAGAAGAGCAACAAAAAATAATGAAAGCTTTCCGCAATAAAAAAACTGATATCCTTGTGGCAACATCTTTAATAGAAGTTGGAATAGACATACCATCCGCAACCGTAATGGTTGTCCTTAACGCCGAGAGATTTGGATTGGCGCAACTTCATCAATTGCGTGGCAGAATAGGACGAGGCGAACACAAGTCTTATTGCATTCTGGTATCTAATCCAAAAACAGAGGAAGGTAAAAAACGTCTAAAAGCAATGACTTCCACCTCGGACGGTTTTAAAATTGCGGAGGAAGACCTTGAAATACGCGGCCCCGGTGAACTTCTCGGCACAAAACAACATGGTTTCCCTGAAATAAAACTGGGCAATATAATAAAAGATTTAGAACTGCTTGAGAAAGCAAAACAAGATGCTGAGGCTTTATTAAAAGAAAGTCCCGCGCTTGAGAATTACGATATGCTAAAAGATATTTTATTCAATAAATTTCCGTATATAGAAAAATTATTGATAAAACGAAAATATTAA
- a CDS encoding DUF502 domain-containing protein has protein sequence MEEKEGRSIRRGLRNNFLTGFFIVLPITITLWILWFFVSKIIAASLTLLPTETSLFAKAFWSISIILLSIFAIIMIGITARNVFGKKILDLTEKILHRIPVVKWVYETAKKMSHTFFGQRLKVLQKVVLIEYPHAGIYQVGFVTSTIKNGIVGKSEEPHVSVFLPTAPNPTSGFLLMLPEKDVMPLDISVEDAMRFVISVGAILPNSKIIKSE, from the coding sequence ATGGAAGAAAAAGAGGGCAGAAGCATAAGAAGAGGATTAAGAAATAATTTTTTAACAGGATTTTTCATCGTTCTTCCCATAACCATTACCCTATGGATTTTATGGTTTTTTGTATCAAAGATTATTGCAGCTTCTCTAACGTTACTGCCGACAGAGACATCTTTATTCGCAAAAGCTTTCTGGTCAATAAGCATAATCCTTTTAAGTATTTTTGCAATAATTATGATAGGTATTACCGCAAGAAATGTTTTCGGGAAAAAAATTCTAGATTTAACGGAAAAAATTCTACATAGGATTCCGGTTGTAAAATGGGTTTATGAGACAGCAAAGAAAATGTCTCACACTTTCTTCGGCCAGAGATTAAAAGTTCTCCAAAAAGTTGTTCTCATAGAATATCCTCATGCGGGTATATATCAAGTAGGATTTGTAACATCGACTATAAAAAATGGGATTGTCGGTAAGAGTGAAGAACCGCATGTAAGTGTTTTTCTGCCAACAGCTCCAAATCCAACAAGCGGATTTTTGCTGATGTTGCCGGAAAAAGATGTCATGCCCCTCGACATCTCGGTGGAAGACGCAATGAGATTCGTTATTTCTGTAGGAGCAATTCTTCCAAATTCAAAAATCATAAAAAGTGAATAG
- a CDS encoding site-specific DNA-methyltransferase, translated as MKLDTIYQGDCIKVLNEKIDKKSVDLIFADPPYNLSGNGLKWEGNKTGGDWYMVNEEWDKMTAPEYIQFTKKWIGACFKVLKNNGSIYISCTYHNIAEVMIVLKQLDFKINNVIVWQKTNAMPNMTKRVFTHSTEFVVWAVKGKKWVFNYQELKKINPEKQKDNSPKQMRDVWSLPLVQGKERLHGKDGRALHPTQKPEEMLKRIIIASSNKGDLILDPFLGSGTTAVIAEKLSRNWIGIEKNKKYIEAAKKRIHNEKKKKLKKKVLRDDS; from the coding sequence ATGAAATTGGATACTATTTACCAAGGCGATTGCATAAAAGTTTTGAATGAAAAAATTGATAAAAAATCAGTTGATTTGATTTTTGCCGACCCCCCCTACAATCTTTCCGGCAATGGACTCAAATGGGAGGGCAATAAAACTGGTGGTGATTGGTATATGGTAAATGAAGAATGGGACAAGATGACTGCTCCAGAGTATATACAATTTACAAAAAAGTGGATTGGAGCTTGCTTCAAGGTATTAAAAAACAACGGCTCAATTTACATTTCTTGCACCTATCACAATATTGCTGAGGTAATGATTGTTCTTAAACAACTCGACTTCAAAATCAACAATGTTATTGTTTGGCAAAAGACAAATGCGATGCCCAACATGACCAAAAGGGTTTTTACTCACTCAACAGAATTTGTTGTATGGGCTGTGAAAGGCAAAAAATGGGTATTTAACTACCAAGAGCTTAAAAAAATAAATCCTGAGAAGCAAAAAGATAATTCTCCAAAGCAAATGAGAGATGTTTGGTCTCTACCTCTTGTGCAAGGCAAAGAGAGATTGCATGGAAAAGATGGTCGCGCCCTACATCCAACCCAAAAGCCAGAAGAAATGCTAAAAAGGATAATTATTGCCTCATCAAACAAGGGTGATTTAATTCTTGATCCTTTTTTAGGAAGTGGCACAACGGCGGTGATTGCTGAAAAACTTAGCAGAAACTGGATAGGAATTGAAAAGAATAAAAAGTATATTGAAGCGGCAAAAAAAAGAATTCACAATGAAAAAAAGAAAAAATTGAAAAAGAAAGTATTAAGAGATGATAGTTAA
- the lptC gene encoding LPS export ABC transporter periplasmic protein LptC produces the protein MNRIPQAQRKIKKATLCLCAFVPLCLTLLFAQSITKGFRAKKMDGEIIKWELEADSAQFDENVKTLKGVKVKFYPKDKNSFTIKADDGVVKENVSAEKRDEIYLKNNVQVIGYLNSNIKCDSLSWDSISETMHTQDKVEIEAEKWNIKGEGIEFAPSGDIMTIKKDVTMRIN, from the coding sequence GTGAATAGAATACCACAGGCACAAAGAAAAATAAAAAAGGCAACTCTGTGCCTCTGTGCCTTTGTGCCTTTGTGCTTAACCCTGCTTTTCGCTCAATCCATAACCAAAGGATTCAGAGCAAAAAAAATGGACGGAGAAATTATCAAGTGGGAACTTGAGGCAGATTCTGCGCAATTTGACGAAAACGTAAAAACACTTAAAGGAGTAAAAGTAAAATTTTACCCCAAAGACAAAAACTCGTTTACAATAAAAGCAGATGACGGAGTAGTGAAAGAAAATGTTTCAGCAGAAAAGAGAGATGAGATATATTTAAAAAATAATGTTCAAGTAATAGGTTATCTAAATTCAAACATAAAATGCGACAGTCTATCGTGGGACTCCATATCCGAAACTATGCATACACAAGACAAAGTAGAAATAGAAGCTGAAAAATGGAATATTAAAGGCGAAGGCATAGAATTTGCTCCATCCGGGGATATAATGACTATTAAGAAAGATGTTACAATGCGAATCAATTAA